In the genome of Neovison vison isolate M4711 chromosome 3, ASM_NN_V1, whole genome shotgun sequence, one region contains:
- the TMEM37 gene encoding voltage-dependent calcium channel gamma-like subunit isoform X1, with the protein MTAIAVQVLNGGQRAGGMGERLPKEAQRLLAQRRPQRPFLESFIRALIIVCAALALVLSSVSICDGHWLLDGDRLFGLWHFCTSSNQTGTHCLRDLSRAHVPGLAVGMVLARSVGALAVVAAILGLELLMVSQVCEDLHSRRKWAMGSVVLLISFILSSGGLLSFVILLWNHVTLTGFTLMFWCEFTASFLFFLNAISGLHLSSITHPWGQPRKF; encoded by the exons ATGACTGCCATCGCCGTGCAG GTCTTGAATGGAGGACAGCGAGCAGGTGGAATGGGGGAAAGGCTCCCCAAGGAG GCCCAGAGGCTGCTGGCCCAGAGAAGGCCCCAGCGGCCCTTCTTGGAATCCTTCATCCGGGCCCTCATCATTGTCTGCGCTGCCCTGGCCTTGGTCCTGTCCTCTGTCTCCATCTGCGATGGCCACTGGCTGCTGGATGGAGACCGCCTCTTCGGGCTCTGGCACTTCTGCACTTCCTCCAACCAGACGGGGACACACTGTCTCAGAGACCTGAGTCGGGCGCATGTGCCTGGGCTGGCCGTGGGCATGGTCCTGGCCCGCAGTGTGGGCGCCTTGGCCGTGGTGGCTGCCATTTTGGGCCTAGAGCTTCTCATGGTGTCCCAGGTGTGTGAAGACCTCCACTCACGGCGCAAGTGGGCCATGGGCTCTGTCGTCCTCCTCATCTCCTTCATCCTCTCCTCCGGGGGCCTCCTGAGTTTCGTGATCCTCCTCTGGAACCATGTCACGCTCACTGGCTTCACCCTGATGTTCTGGTGCGAGTTCAcggcctccttcctcttctttctgaaTGCCATCAGTGGCCTGCACTTAAGCAGCATCACCCACCCCTGGGGCCAACCAAGGAAATTTTAG
- the TMEM37 gene encoding voltage-dependent calcium channel gamma-like subunit isoform X2: MTAIAVQAQRLLAQRRPQRPFLESFIRALIIVCAALALVLSSVSICDGHWLLDGDRLFGLWHFCTSSNQTGTHCLRDLSRAHVPGLAVGMVLARSVGALAVVAAILGLELLMVSQVCEDLHSRRKWAMGSVVLLISFILSSGGLLSFVILLWNHVTLTGFTLMFWCEFTASFLFFLNAISGLHLSSITHPWGQPRKF, translated from the exons ATGACTGCCATCGCCGTGCAG GCCCAGAGGCTGCTGGCCCAGAGAAGGCCCCAGCGGCCCTTCTTGGAATCCTTCATCCGGGCCCTCATCATTGTCTGCGCTGCCCTGGCCTTGGTCCTGTCCTCTGTCTCCATCTGCGATGGCCACTGGCTGCTGGATGGAGACCGCCTCTTCGGGCTCTGGCACTTCTGCACTTCCTCCAACCAGACGGGGACACACTGTCTCAGAGACCTGAGTCGGGCGCATGTGCCTGGGCTGGCCGTGGGCATGGTCCTGGCCCGCAGTGTGGGCGCCTTGGCCGTGGTGGCTGCCATTTTGGGCCTAGAGCTTCTCATGGTGTCCCAGGTGTGTGAAGACCTCCACTCACGGCGCAAGTGGGCCATGGGCTCTGTCGTCCTCCTCATCTCCTTCATCCTCTCCTCCGGGGGCCTCCTGAGTTTCGTGATCCTCCTCTGGAACCATGTCACGCTCACTGGCTTCACCCTGATGTTCTGGTGCGAGTTCAcggcctccttcctcttctttctgaaTGCCATCAGTGGCCTGCACTTAAGCAGCATCACCCACCCCTGGGGCCAACCAAGGAAATTTTAG
- the TMEM37 gene encoding voltage-dependent calcium channel gamma-like subunit isoform X3, protein MAQRLLAQRRPQRPFLESFIRALIIVCAALALVLSSVSICDGHWLLDGDRLFGLWHFCTSSNQTGTHCLRDLSRAHVPGLAVGMVLARSVGALAVVAAILGLELLMVSQVCEDLHSRRKWAMGSVVLLISFILSSGGLLSFVILLWNHVTLTGFTLMFWCEFTASFLFFLNAISGLHLSSITHPWGQPRKF, encoded by the exons ATG GCCCAGAGGCTGCTGGCCCAGAGAAGGCCCCAGCGGCCCTTCTTGGAATCCTTCATCCGGGCCCTCATCATTGTCTGCGCTGCCCTGGCCTTGGTCCTGTCCTCTGTCTCCATCTGCGATGGCCACTGGCTGCTGGATGGAGACCGCCTCTTCGGGCTCTGGCACTTCTGCACTTCCTCCAACCAGACGGGGACACACTGTCTCAGAGACCTGAGTCGGGCGCATGTGCCTGGGCTGGCCGTGGGCATGGTCCTGGCCCGCAGTGTGGGCGCCTTGGCCGTGGTGGCTGCCATTTTGGGCCTAGAGCTTCTCATGGTGTCCCAGGTGTGTGAAGACCTCCACTCACGGCGCAAGTGGGCCATGGGCTCTGTCGTCCTCCTCATCTCCTTCATCCTCTCCTCCGGGGGCCTCCTGAGTTTCGTGATCCTCCTCTGGAACCATGTCACGCTCACTGGCTTCACCCTGATGTTCTGGTGCGAGTTCAcggcctccttcctcttctttctgaaTGCCATCAGTGGCCTGCACTTAAGCAGCATCACCCACCCCTGGGGCCAACCAAGGAAATTTTAG